In the genome of Bosea sp. BIWAKO-01, the window GACCCAGCCGGAGACGGCGGTCGATGTCGTGCTCGACAATCTGAGACGTCATCGCGCCGGCGAGCCGCTGCTCGGGCTGGTGGACCGCAAGCGCGGCTATTGAGGAGAGGTCAGTCCATGCTCGTGGATCAGCTGAAGGATCCAGGCCTGTTCGTCCAGCGCGCGCTGATCGGTGGCGAGTGGGTCGGGGCGGCGTCGGGCGCGGTGCTGGCGGTGAGCGATCCCGCCGACGGTTCCGAGCTCGGTACGATCCCGGCCTGTGGCGAAGCGGAGACGCAGGCTGCCATCGCTGCCGCGGAAACTGCCTTTCCGGCGTGGCGCGCGCGCCCGGCAGCCGAGCGTGCCGCGTTGCTGGAGCGCTGGCACGATCTCCTGCTGTCGCATGCCGGTGATCTCGCCCTGATCATGACCGCAGAACAGGGCAAGCCGTTGGCGGAAGCCGAAGGCGAAGTGCGCTATGGCGCGGGCTTTATCAAGTGGTTCGCCGAGGAGGCGCGGCGCATCTATGGCGGCATCGTGCCGGCCCCGACCGCGGACCGGCGTATCCTTGTGCTCAAGGAGCCGGTTGGGGTTTCCGCCGCGATCACGCCGTGGAATTTTCCCAATGCGATGATCACCCGCAAATGCGCGCCGGCGCTGGCGGCGGGCTGTACCGTCGTGGTCAAGCCATCGGAGCTGACGCCCTATTCGGCCTTGGCGCTCGGCGTGCTGGCGGCGCGGGCCGGTATCCCCAAGGGCGTGATCAATATCGTCACGGGCCTGCCCAATGCGATCGGGGAGACGCTGACCGGCAGCGCCGCCGTGCGGAAGCTCTCCTTCACGGGCTCAACGCGGGTCGGTGCGCTGCTGATGCGTCAGTCCTCGGACACTCTGAAGCGGCTCAGCCTCGAGCTTGGCGGCAATGCCCCGTTCATCGTCTTCGATGATGCCGATCTCGACATGGCCGTTGCAGGGGCCATCGCCAGCAAGTTCCGCAATGCCGGCCAGACCTGCGTCTGCGCCAACCGCATCCTGGTGCAGAACGGTGTTCATGATGCCTTTGCCGAGCGTCTTGCCAGAGCGGTATCGGCCATGCAGGTCGGCAATGGTCGCAGGGATGGCGTCAGTATCGGTCCGCTGATCAATGCTGCGGCCGTCGAAAAGGTCCGGGCGCATGTCGAGGATGCCTTGGCGCTCGGCGCAAAGCGGCTCGTCGGAGGCGAGGCCGGCTTCGATCCTGTCCGTTTCATCGCGCCGACCGTGCTCTCCGGGGCGAATACGCGGATGCGCCTGGCCAATGAGGAGACATTCGGACCGGTCGCGCCGCTGTTCCGGTTCAGGCATGAGGATGAGGCGATCGAGATCGCCAATGGCACGCCCTATGGCCTGGCGGCCTATTTCTATACCGAGAATCTGCATCGCGCCTGGCGCGTTGGCGAGCGGCTCGAATTCGGCATGGTCGGGCTCAACACCGGCTCCGTCTCGATGGAGGTCGCGCCCTTCGGTGGCATCAAGCAGTCCGGAATTGGACGCGAAGGCGGCGCAACCGGTATCGAGGAATATCTGGAGACCAAGAGTTTCCACATGGGCGGGCTGAAGCAAGCCTAAGCGGCGGCGCCTGAATGAACGCCGAAAGCATGATGTGCTGTGACCGCGCAGCAAATGCGCAGGGGATACCATGTCGGCCCCTTTGCTGAGGCCGACATCATGGCGGCCCGGTCCTAGGCTTCTGGCAAGGCGGCAAGGCCGTCAGCAGGGAAGAGCCAGTCCATGCAAGAGCCAGTTTCCAATGTCGGTGCAGCGCTTTCGGGGCATATCAGCCCCGGTATCCAGCGTGCTCTCAGCCATATCGAGCGGCACTTCACCGACGCAGTCTATCTTGAGGATATTGCGGTTCTCGCCGGCCTGAGCGTCTGTCGCTTCGTGACGGTGTTTCGCCGACAGGTCGGGCTCACGCCGCATCGCTTCATCTGCCACCGGCGTATCCGTTACGCGAAGTCGTTGTTGCGCGAGGGCGTGCCCTTGGCACTGGCGGCGTCCGAGGCCGGCTTCTTCGATCAGAGCCACCTGTCGCGCCATTTCAAGAGCATATGTGGGGTCACTCCGGGCCGCTACCTGCGCGAGCAGGCGCATGCTACGCGACTGAGGTCGGAACCTGCCGGTTATATGCAGGCCGGCGCTGCCTGATCCGTCATTCGCTCTAGAGATCCCCCAGCAAGGCCTGTCTCCATGACCGTCAACTCGCTCGAAGCCCTCGACCGCATGCATTGGGTCCACCCTGTCGCCAACTGGGCGGGGCACGAGAAGCGCGGCGTCACCATCCTGAAATCGGCACGCGGAGCCTTCATCACCGATGCCGATGGTCACGAGCTGATCGATGGCTTTGCGGGGCTATGGTGCGTGAATGTCGGCTACGGCCATGACAGCATCGTCGAGGCGGCTGCCGCACAGATGCGCGAGCTGCCCTATGCTACCGGCTATTTCGGCTTCGGCAGCGAGCCTGCGATCCGGCTGGCCGCCAAGCTTGCCGAGATCACGCCCGGCGATCTCAACCACATCTATTTCTCGCTCGGCGGTTCCGATGCCGTCGACAGCGCGCTGCGCCTGATCCGCTACTACTACAACGTCACCGGACGACCGGCGAAGAAGCAGATCATCTCATTGGAGCGAGGCTATCACGGCTCGAGCTCGACAGGGGCCGGCGTGACGGCGCTGCCGGCGTTCCACGCCAATTTCGACCTGCCGGCCGAGGGGCAGCACTACATTGCCTCGCCCTATCCCTATCGTAATCCGGCAGGCTCCGACGATGGCGCCGTCATTGCAGCCAGCGTCGCGGCGCTGCGGGCCAAGGTCGAGGAACTCGGGGCTGACACCGTTGCCGCCTTCTTCTGCGAGCCGGTGCAGGGATCGGGCGGCGTCGTCGTTCCGCCGAAGGGCTGGCTGAAAGCGATGCGCGATGCTGCGGCCGAACTCGACATTCTCTTCGTCGCCGATGAGGTCATCACCGGCTTCGGACGAACCGGCCCGATGTTCGCCTGCGAGGCGGAAGGCGTCGTGCCGGACATGATGAGCATGGCCAAGGGCCTGACCTCCGGTTACGCCCCGCTCGGAGCGCTCGCGATCGGCGAGAAGGTCTATCGCGCCATCGCGGACAATGCACCCGCCGGCGGCCCGATCGGGCATGGCTATACCTATTCGGGCCATCCCGTCAGCGCCGCTGTCGGGCTCGAGGTGCTGCGCCTCTATGACGAGGGTGGCATCCTCGCCAATGGCCAGCGGGTCGGCGCCTATTTCGAGGAGCGCCTCGCCACGCTTGCCGACCATCCCCTGGTCGGAGAAGTCCGGGCGCGCGGCCTGCTCGCCGGTGTCGAGATCGTTGCCGACAAGGTCACCAAGGAGAAGTTCTCGCGCGCGGCGAAACTGTCCGACCATCTTTTTGCGCGCGGCTATGCCAACGGCGTGATCTTCCGGGCTTTCGCCGATGACATCATCGGTCTCGCTCCGCCCTTGTGCTGCAGCGAGGCGGAGATCGATCTGATTGTCGCGCGCCTGCGCCAGACGCTGGACGACATGCTGGCGCTCCCTGAGGTCCAAGCCGAGTTGAAACCGGTTGAGCTGGCATGATCCTCGCTTTGCTCGGATAGAGCGACGTGTTTAGTTTCACACCACCGGAGTGGTGGCTCGCCGTTCGGATTTGCGCGGGGAGGGCTGGCGTGAGGCTTTCGTGGTGACACCGGGCGTGCGGCTCGACCGCATCGACATGAAGATTCTGATCGAACTTCAGAACAACGGCCGCGTGACGAATGTCACGCTGGCCGATGCGGTCGGCTTATCGCCGAGTCCCTGCCTGCTGCGTGTGAAGCGGCTCGAGCAGGCCGGCTTCATTTCCGGTTATGGTGCGACCATCAACCTGCAGAAGCTCGGCGAGACGATCACGGTCTTCACCGAGATCACGCTGGCGGACCATACGAAGGAATATTTCATCCGCTTCGAAACGGGCCTGCGCCGCGTCGACGAAGTGGTGGAATGCCATATGGTCAGCGGCGGCTATGATTATCTCGTCAAGTTCGTCACACGCGGGCTGACGCATTATCAGTCGCTGATCGAGACGCTGCTCGACCGCAATCTCGGCATCTCGAAGTATTTCAGCTACATCGTCATCAAGACGCCGATCCAGAAGTCGGGCTATCCGCTGCCTGTGCTGTTCGACGTTTAAAGCATCGGCCCGAAAAGTGGACTGCGGTTTTCGGAAAAGCCGAAGCAAACACAGAAGGCTAGATCATCGGACCGGATACGTTATCCGGTCCGATGATCTAGCCCTCAACCCAGGGCCTGGTTGATCAGCCCGAAGGTGCGCATCGTGCCGCGCGCAGCATGATTGTTGCCGCGGATCATCGTCGTCACGGTGTCGTGGATCATCATACCGCAGGATTCGAGGAACCCGCCGAACTGACCCTGCTCCATCGCAGTGTCGACCCGGAGGAACCCGCCCTCATGAGCCTGCACATGTGGCCGGGTCAGAGCGATCGCCGTGCTATCGTCCTCGGCTACGATCGGCCCGACGACATGGCCGCGCCCGAAGGGGCGGCACAACGCGAAACCGACGGCCTCTCCGTTGCGCTCGTGGATCGTCCCGATCGACTGCAGCATCAGGGTCTTGATCACCCGCGTCCGATCCGCGCCATAGGCCATGGCATCGAGACGGGCGATGGCGTCGAGATCGTCCACGACCACTGGCCGTACCGTGATCGTGGAATCGATGGCGGGGCTCGCATCCTCGACGCGGCCTTGATGCTGAAAGACGCGGCCGATCGGCTCGAAGCCGAGCGAGCGGTAGAGCCGGTAGCCTTCGCGCGTCGAATTCAGGCGCAGATCGCGCTGCCCCGATTGTTCGAAGATCGTGTCCATCAGCCGGCGGCCGGCGCCTCGTGCCTGGAGGCGGGGCGAGGTGATCACCATGCCGATCGTGGCGAAATGTTCGCCAAAGGGCCACCACATCGCTGTCCCGAGCGCACGACCGATCCGGTCGCAGGCGATGAGGCCATATCCGACTTCGAACACCAGCCGCCAGTCTTCAGGGCGATGCGGCCAGGCGACGGCGATCGAGAGCTGGTGTGCCTGGCCGAGATCGGCCTCGGTCATCGCGCGGATATCGATCGCATAGTCAAGTGGGCGCTTGGCCGTTTTGTAATCCACCCCTGCGAGCCTCATCTGGAATGAAGCCCAAGTATAGGTGCGCCGCAGGCTTTCGAGAATAGTAAAATTCATACAATACATAGGCTTAGAATGTCGCATGCTCGGGCTTCCAAATCGGGCCGCGTCTGGGCAACAGCTTGCGCAGACCGGTTCCCAACGCCTTCCCGGCCCTGACAGCTGGCGCTGACCCGCGGATCGATCGCTGATGAAACTCGAACCCTATTGGCTTGCGACGGCGCCTCGTTTCGGCGCAGGCGCCACAGGTCCGCTCGCAGGCATTGTCGATGTCGCCATCGTCGGTGGTGGTTTCACCGGGCTCTCCGCGGCACTGGCCTTGGCAAAATCCGGCGCAAGCGTTGCGGTGCTGGAAGCGGGCCGTGTGATCGGCGAGGCGTCCGGGCGCAATGGGGGACACTGCAATAACGGGCTCGCCCATGATCTCGGCGGTCTCGCAGCCAGCCTGGGCCAGGACCGTGCCGTGGCGCTCTACCGGGCCTTCGATGATGCGGTTGCTCAGGTGGAGAGACTGGTCGCAAGCGAGGCGATCGATTGCGATTTTATCCGCACCGGCAAGATCAAGCTCGCGGCCAAGCCAGAGCACTTCGCCAAGTTGCAGAAGAGCGCCGAGTTGCTGTCGCGCACCGTCGAGCCTGATCTCACCGTGGTCCGGCCGGAGGAAATCCGCCGGGAAATCGGTTCTGACGGATTCCATGGCGGACTGGTCTTCCCGCGCAGTGCCCATATGCATATGGGCCGTTTCGGTGTCGGGCTGGCCGATGCCGCTGCACGGCGTGGCGCGAGCATCTATGAGAACGCTGCGGTGACGGAGCTTCACCGGCTCAATGCGCGTGCGCACAGGGTCGTGACGAGCCGCGGAGAGATCGAGGCCGGGCAGGTGCTGCTTGCGACCGGTGCCTCCCGGCAGGGGCCGTTCGCCTGGCTCAGGCGGCGCATCGTGCCGGTGGGGAGCTTCATCATCGCCACGGCGCCGCTTTCAGCCGAGCTTGCTGCATCGATCCTTCCGATGCGGCGCACCGCGACGACGACGAAGAATATCGGCAACTATTTCCGCCTCACACCGGATAATCGCCTGATCTTCGGCGGCCGAGCCCGTTTTGCTCTGTCGAGCCCCAAATCCGATGCCAAGAGCGGCGCGATTCTGCAGGCGCGCATGCTTGAACTCTTTCCGCAGCTCTCCGGCGTTCGCATCGACTATTGCTGGGGTGGTCTGGTCGACATGACCTCTGACCGGTTGCCGCGCGCCGGCGAGCGCGACGGCGTGTTCTATGCGCTGGGGTATAGCGGCCACGGCACTCAGATGTCGGTGCATATGGGGCAGATCATGGCCCGCGTCATGGGCGGGGACGTGAATGCGAATCCGCTCGCGGGGCTCGCCTGGCCGGCGGTGCCAGGCCATTTCGGTCCGCCCTGGTTCCTGCCCTTCGTCGGCGCCTATTACCGCTACCAGGACTGGCGCCACTGAGGAGCCGTCAACCGGACGAACCCCCAGCATCACACCGGGGCTTCTCCTTATGGCCTGTCTGGAATGACGACGAGCCTGGTCGATTCAGCCCGCCTGCTTCAGCATCGCTGAAGCAGGCGGGAGATCGTCGTCAGCACGGGCCGGAATCTAGGTGATCGATCGGCTCGATCCCGATCGCGGCGTGGTCCACGCGAGTGGGCCACGAGCGCTACACACCGATGTCGATCAGCACCGTCTTGTGTCGCTGATTGGCCTCGACGGCTTGCCGGCCGAGATCCTTGCCGATCCCAGAGCTCTTGTACCCGCCGGTCGGCAGGATGAAGTCGAGCGTGCGGTTATAGCGGTTGATCCAGACCGTACCCGCCTTGATCTGGCGTACGGCCCGCAGGCCGCGACCGAGATCGGAGGTGTAGACGCCGGCTGCGAGCCCGTATTCGGGGTGGTCGGCGAGGGCAAAGCCCTCCTCCTCGGTTTCGAAGCTCTGGATCGTCAGCACCGGGCCGAAGATCTCCTCACGCACGGCTGCGGTGTCCGCATCGACGCCCGCGAGCAAGGTCGGCTGATAGAAGGCGCCGCCATGGCCCTCGATCCTGCCGCCGCCCAACAGCACCTCGGCGCCCTGGGCGCGGCTGCGGGCCAGGATCGCATCGATGCGTCGGGCCTGGATTTCAGAGATGATCGGCGCAAAGCCCGTCGATGACTTCCAGGTCGGTCCTGGCGTGATGCGCGAGAGCCGCGCCAGCAGAGCTGAGACCAGGGCGTCGGCGGCCTCCCGCTGAACGATCAGTCGCGAACCCGCCACGCAGGCTTGGCCGGCATTGGCGAGGAGGGAGCTCGCTATGCAATCCGCTGCCTTGTCGAGATCGGCGTCTGCGAAGACGAGCTGCGGGCTCTTGCCGCCGAGTTCCAGTGTCACCGGCTTGATGCCGGTCTCGGCCGCGGCCTTCATCACGGCTATGCCCGTACGGGTGGAGCCGGTAAAGGAGAGTTTGGCAATGCCGGGGTGGCGGCTGAGTGCGTCGCCCGTCACCGTGCCCGTGCCCTGCACGACATTGAAGATACCAGGCGGAATTCCGGCCTCGACGGCGAGCTCAGCCAGCCTCACGGTCGAGAACGGCGTCAGTTCGGATGGCTTCAGGACGATCGCATTGCCGGCGGCGAGCGCCGGGCCGACTTTCCAGCTTGCCATGCTGAGGGGGAAGTTCCAGGGCGTGATCGCCCCCACCACCCCATAGGGCTCGGAGACGATCATGCCGAAATGGTCGGCCCGCGTCGCGGCGACGTCGCCGCCGAGCTTGTCGGCCCATTCGGCGAAGAAGCGGATGCCTTCGGCTGTGCTGGCGACATCGCCGGTCACGGCCTGGGCGATCGGGCGCGTCGAGCCCAGAGCCTCCAGCCGGCCGAGTTCCTCGCTTTTCGCCTCGATCAACTCGGCCCAGCGCCGCATGGCACGCGCCCGGTCGCGCGGCGGCTGCGTTGCCCAGCCACTGCGCTTGACCGCAAGCGCTGCATCCTCGACCGCGCGATCAACGACCTCCGCCGATGCGACCGGCAAATCGGCATAGGTTACGGCGTCGGACGGACGGGCGACGCTGATCCTTTCACCGGGGCCATCGATGTTGCTGCCGGCGATGAAATGGCCCGTGGCGAAGGTGATGGCGTCAGGGTCGAAATCGCGCATCGGCGTCAGAGCCCGAGCAGGCCTGGCAGGCCACCGATGTCCTTGATTTCGCGGTAGCCGTAAGCGGGAATGCCGGGCTCATGACCGCGATTGACGAAGACCCGCTGGCCGATCTTCAGGTCGTAGGCGCTCATCAGGTCGTAGCGCAGGCTGGACGAGCAGTGCACGACGTCTTCCGGCCCGCAGCCCAGCATGTCGAACATGTATTCGAAGGCCTGCAGGCGCGGCTTGTAGGCCTGTGCCTCCTCCGCCGTATAGGCCGCATGGAAGGGGGCGCCGAGTTTGACGACGGAGTGCGGAATCAGCTCCTTCATCGAATTCGAGAGGATGACGAGGGGGATTTCCCTGGCAACCTTGGCGAGGCCCGCCGGTACATCCGTGTGCGGGTTCCAGCTTGGAATCTCGTCGTAGATCGCCTGGGCGTCGGCCGGGTCGAACGTGATCTTCCAGGCCTTGCAACTGCGCTCCACCGAGTTGTGGACCACCTCGATGAAGGGCTTCCAGGCGCCGAGGACCTCGTCCAGACGAAACCCCCTGAAGCTCTCGCAGAAACCGTCCATGACCTCGGGGGACAGGCGTGCGCCATAGACGCGCCGTGCCGCCGGGCCCATTTCGAAATTGATCAGCGTGCCATAGCAATCGAAGGTCACGAATTTCGGCCGCAGGGTGCTCATCGCGTCTCTCGCCTCAGAAGTTGCCGCGCCAGCACGATCTGCCGCGTTGCATCCAAGACTAGTGTCGGGGCGCAGGCGCGGACTTGGAATTGCGTCCGGTCGAGCAAAGATTCTGCCGATCATCTGCCCCGGTTCAGCATGAATTGCCGCCGGCTGCGAAGGGCCGAAGGACGGAGTGTCCTACACGGACGGGTGGCGTTCAGAATTCGCCGATCTCGCCCCTCGAACCATCGATCAGGCGCGAATGCCGGAAGGGACGCGGATCGACGATCGGCCTGTCCCCCACGGCGAGATCGGCAGCGAGATGGCCGGCCGCGGGCCCGAGTCCGAAACCGTGCCCACTGAACCCGGCCGCCAGCACGAAGCCCTGCAGACCCGCGACGGGCGAGATCACCGGCACGGCGTCCGGCGTTGAATCGATATAGCTGCCCCAACTCTCACGGACGGCGACGTTTTGAAGTGCGGGGTAGAGCGCCCGCGCCCGTGCCAGCGTCAGCGCGACGGACGTGCGGCTCGGCACGGGGTCGAGGACCCGGATGCGTTCGAAGGGTGTCTCCCTGTCGAAAGCCCAGCCTCCGAGCGCCTCCGGCCCCTTGAAGAAGGAGGTGCCGAGGCCGAACTCGACCGCCTTCAGCCGCTTGATGAACATCGGCAGGAACTCTCGCGCATAGCGCAGTCCCTGCGGTGTGACTTCAAGCGTGCCCTTGCCGCTGATGGCGATCGTGTAGCTGCCGTCGAGCCGCCGCGTCAGAGCGCAATCGGGGGTATAGAGCGCATCGAGCAACTGGGGCGCAGCCTCCGTCCGCAAAATGGTCGAGCGGATGCTTGCCTGCGGAAACCGGATGCCATGGCGCCGGCAGAAGGCTGAGGCCCAGGCGCCGCCAGAAAGGATTACCGAGCGCGTTCGGATCAACCCCTTCTCGGTGATCACGCCGGAGACCGCGCCATTCGTGATGTCGAGGCCGCGCGCTGCACAATCCTGGTGGATGCTTGCGCCGTGCGAACGGGAGCCTTCTGCGAGGACAGGTGCCGCGAGGGCAGGCTCTGCCTTGCCGTCGCTGACCGAATGGACCCCACCGAGCCAGGAGTGGCCGGTGCCGGCCGTCATGGCCGCCGCCTCGCTGCCGGAGAGCATGCGCGTATCGATGCCGAACTGCTGTGCCGTTCCGCGCCATTTTTCCCATTGCGCGATCTGGCCGGCATCGTTGCTGGCATAGATGAGCCCGCTGCGCCTGAAGCCGATATCGCTGCCGATTTCGCGGCTGAAGCTGTCCCAGAGGTCCATGGCGCGCATGGCTAGGGGCAGTTCGCGTGCGTCGCGGTTCTGCTGGCGACACCAGCCCCAGTTCCGGCTCGACTGTTCGCCGCCGACGACACCCTTCTCGACGAGCGCGACGCTATGCCCGCGCTTGGCCAGGAAATAGGCTGCCGCACTGCCCACGATTCCGGCGCCGATCACCACGACATCGGCCTCGGTGGGCAGGCGCGCATTGCTGGCGATGCGTTCAAGCGTCGGTGACATAGACGGTGAGCTCCGGCGGGGTTTCGTCGCGACGTTAGCGAGCGCACTGCCGGCGGCATTGGATCATCTTTGCATCGGCACCGGACGCAATGCCGCAGTGCGCTCTAGATGCCGATCGCCGAGTGCAGCTGTGGCGGGGCCCAACCCCGGGGATATCGAAGGGCGCGGACGCGTCACATCATGCCGGGCTCGCCGAGATCGGTCCCGTCGATCATGCGGCTGTAGCGATAGGGGCGTGGATCGACGATCGGGGTGTCATTGGCGACGATGTCGGCCGCAAGTCG includes:
- a CDS encoding NAD-dependent succinate-semialdehyde dehydrogenase, giving the protein MDQLKDPGLFVQRALIGGEWVGAASGAVLAVSDPADGSELGTIPACGEAETQAAIAAAETAFPAWRARPAAERAALLERWHDLLLSHAGDLALIMTAEQGKPLAEAEGEVRYGAGFIKWFAEEARRIYGGIVPAPTADRRILVLKEPVGVSAAITPWNFPNAMITRKCAPALAAGCTVVVKPSELTPYSALALGVLAARAGIPKGVINIVTGLPNAIGETLTGSAAVRKLSFTGSTRVGALLMRQSSDTLKRLSLELGGNAPFIVFDDADLDMAVAGAIASKFRNAGQTCVCANRILVQNGVHDAFAERLARAVSAMQVGNGRRDGVSIGPLINAAAVEKVRAHVEDALALGAKRLVGGEAGFDPVRFIAPTVLSGANTRMRLANEETFGPVAPLFRFRHEDEAIEIANGTPYGLAAYFYTENLHRAWRVGERLEFGMVGLNTGSVSMEVAPFGGIKQSGIGREGGATGIEEYLETKSFHMGGLKQA
- a CDS encoding helix-turn-helix domain-containing protein gives rise to the protein MQEPVSNVGAALSGHISPGIQRALSHIERHFTDAVYLEDIAVLAGLSVCRFVTVFRRQVGLTPHRFICHRRIRYAKSLLREGVPLALAASEAGFFDQSHLSRHFKSICGVTPGRYLREQAHATRLRSEPAGYMQAGAA
- a CDS encoding aminotransferase class III-fold pyridoxal phosphate-dependent enzyme — encoded protein: MTVNSLEALDRMHWVHPVANWAGHEKRGVTILKSARGAFITDADGHELIDGFAGLWCVNVGYGHDSIVEAAAAQMRELPYATGYFGFGSEPAIRLAAKLAEITPGDLNHIYFSLGGSDAVDSALRLIRYYYNVTGRPAKKQIISLERGYHGSSSTGAGVTALPAFHANFDLPAEGQHYIASPYPYRNPAGSDDGAVIAASVAALRAKVEELGADTVAAFFCEPVQGSGGVVVPPKGWLKAMRDAAAELDILFVADEVITGFGRTGPMFACEAEGVVPDMMSMAKGLTSGYAPLGALAIGEKVYRAIADNAPAGGPIGHGYTYSGHPVSAAVGLEVLRLYDEGGILANGQRVGAYFEERLATLADHPLVGEVRARGLLAGVEIVADKVTKEKFSRAAKLSDHLFARGYANGVIFRAFADDIIGLAPPLCCSEAEIDLIVARLRQTLDDMLALPEVQAELKPVELA
- a CDS encoding Lrp/AsnC family transcriptional regulator, yielding MRLDRIDMKILIELQNNGRVTNVTLADAVGLSPSPCLLRVKRLEQAGFISGYGATINLQKLGETITVFTEITLADHTKEYFIRFETGLRRVDEVVECHMVSGGYDYLVKFVTRGLTHYQSLIETLLDRNLGISKYFSYIVIKTPIQKSGYPLPVLFDV
- a CDS encoding GNAT family N-acetyltransferase, with the translated sequence MDYKTAKRPLDYAIDIRAMTEADLGQAHQLSIAVAWPHRPEDWRLVFEVGYGLIACDRIGRALGTAMWWPFGEHFATIGMVITSPRLQARGAGRRLMDTIFEQSGQRDLRLNSTREGYRLYRSLGFEPIGRVFQHQGRVEDASPAIDSTITVRPVVVDDLDAIARLDAMAYGADRTRVIKTLMLQSIGTIHERNGEAVGFALCRPFGRGHVVGPIVAEDDSTAIALTRPHVQAHEGGFLRVDTAMEQGQFGGFLESCGMMIHDTVTTMIRGNNHAARGTMRTFGLINQALG
- a CDS encoding FAD-binding oxidoreductase; this translates as MKLEPYWLATAPRFGAGATGPLAGIVDVAIVGGGFTGLSAALALAKSGASVAVLEAGRVIGEASGRNGGHCNNGLAHDLGGLAASLGQDRAVALYRAFDDAVAQVERLVASEAIDCDFIRTGKIKLAAKPEHFAKLQKSAELLSRTVEPDLTVVRPEEIRREIGSDGFHGGLVFPRSAHMHMGRFGVGLADAAARRGASIYENAAVTELHRLNARAHRVVTSRGEIEAGQVLLATGASRQGPFAWLRRRIVPVGSFIIATAPLSAELAASILPMRRTATTTKNIGNYFRLTPDNRLIFGGRARFALSSPKSDAKSGAILQARMLELFPQLSGVRIDYCWGGLVDMTSDRLPRAGERDGVFYALGYSGHGTQMSVHMGQIMARVMGGDVNANPLAGLAWPAVPGHFGPPWFLPFVGAYYRYQDWRH
- a CDS encoding aldehyde dehydrogenase, producing the protein MRDFDPDAITFATGHFIAGSNIDGPGERISVARPSDAVTYADLPVASAEVVDRAVEDAALAVKRSGWATQPPRDRARAMRRWAELIEAKSEELGRLEALGSTRPIAQAVTGDVASTAEGIRFFAEWADKLGGDVAATRADHFGMIVSEPYGVVGAITPWNFPLSMASWKVGPALAAGNAIVLKPSELTPFSTVRLAELAVEAGIPPGIFNVVQGTGTVTGDALSRHPGIAKLSFTGSTRTGIAVMKAAAETGIKPVTLELGGKSPQLVFADADLDKAADCIASSLLANAGQACVAGSRLIVQREAADALVSALLARLSRITPGPTWKSSTGFAPIISEIQARRIDAILARSRAQGAEVLLGGGRIEGHGGAFYQPTLLAGVDADTAAVREEIFGPVLTIQSFETEEEGFALADHPEYGLAAGVYTSDLGRGLRAVRQIKAGTVWINRYNRTLDFILPTGGYKSSGIGKDLGRQAVEANQRHKTVLIDIGV
- a CDS encoding haloacid dehalogenase type II; translation: MSTLRPKFVTFDCYGTLINFEMGPAARRVYGARLSPEVMDGFCESFRGFRLDEVLGAWKPFIEVVHNSVERSCKAWKITFDPADAQAIYDEIPSWNPHTDVPAGLAKVAREIPLVILSNSMKELIPHSVVKLGAPFHAAYTAEEAQAYKPRLQAFEYMFDMLGCGPEDVVHCSSSLRYDLMSAYDLKIGQRVFVNRGHEPGIPAYGYREIKDIGGLPGLLGL
- a CDS encoding FAD-binding oxidoreductase, producing MSPTLERIASNARLPTEADVVVIGAGIVGSAAAYFLAKRGHSVALVEKGVVGGEQSSRNWGWCRQQNRDARELPLAMRAMDLWDSFSREIGSDIGFRRSGLIYASNDAGQIAQWEKWRGTAQQFGIDTRMLSGSEAAAMTAGTGHSWLGGVHSVSDGKAEPALAAPVLAEGSRSHGASIHQDCAARGLDITNGAVSGVITEKGLIRTRSVILSGGAWASAFCRRHGIRFPQASIRSTILRTEAAPQLLDALYTPDCALTRRLDGSYTIAISGKGTLEVTPQGLRYAREFLPMFIKRLKAVEFGLGTSFFKGPEALGGWAFDRETPFERIRVLDPVPSRTSVALTLARARALYPALQNVAVRESWGSYIDSTPDAVPVISPVAGLQGFVLAAGFSGHGFGLGPAAGHLAADLAVGDRPIVDPRPFRHSRLIDGSRGEIGEF